The following proteins come from a genomic window of Gimesia chilikensis:
- a CDS encoding PVC-type heme-binding CxxCH protein — protein sequence MLNRASLKSVCTLSAFVLFCGLTFFSLSGEEKDPKKQQAASPEDHPLILFMIGEEGYKTAESLPAFAKAHLQPLGFRTQFIFPDKDDPNSFSDLKAIKAADLLFLSVRRKTLPAAQMKLIQDYLNAGKPLVAVRTSSHGFALSKGNPAEGYVEWKDFDKEVLGGEYAGDFGNKTPTDVTTQLRAEQDPIMATVRNKYFRSEGSMYKSINLKSSTKTLLRGLSNVEGQPVQMPVAWTNNYKKSRVFYTSLGHPGDFEINTFTHTLVNAIYWCLKKEPPQVDVAGKISRDRFKQDLAGNEQVDKVMKSFKGRGEVGDESDPTPPAEAVKLFQVQQDFEMETIAAEPEVMQPLYMSFDHRGRMWVVQYLQYPFPAGLKVVKYDQYLRAVFDKVPQAPPNHVKGADKISVLEDTDGDGTFDKIKDVITGLNIVSAVTVGKGGIWVLNPPYLLFYPDANGDDIPDGDPEVHLSGFGLEDTHSVANSIKWGPDGWLYGANGSTSTGTVSSEVTKRLHFKGQMIWRYHPETKIFEIFAEGGGNTFSLEIDSKGRVFSGTNNGGTRGMHYAQGGYAKKNWGKHGPLTNPYAFGYYEHMRHKGYQERFSQTFSIYEGGIFPPKYNGAVFAANSLHNRVMASNLIPDTSTYRTEDMPPIVLTQDRWFRPVDIKVGPDGCIYLADWYDSRLTHVDPRDNWHKTSGRIYRLKPKNFEPVKPFDLSKQTNAELIETMGHSNKWFRQKAVQVIGERGDQSMVPALLKIAKSDNDDRALEALWALNQLGAFDEELALELLGHRDQHIRRWTIRLLGDRHQASKQLTKSLVELAQTEPYAEVRSQLASSAKRFPAESGLAITEVLLQREEDQEDLHIPLLLWWSLESKATTDREAVLKLFSKPEFWQVKMVQDVILERIMQRYAMAGGDENYAMCAELLKLAPSDQHKEKLMVGMLEAFRGQKITNLPEDLSKGLAEYQKSLGETDLALALRLGDKEATSRALKIIADKNADRPTRLTYIEILGQLKTKAAIGPLTSILSLTGSDTHSLKRVALQALMNFENPSIGKSILARYHSTLLDEHDVRGTAQRVLASRKAWSKQFLNEVDAWRIKANTIPLDVVQQMALHDDSDIKASIKKHWGKVRGNTPAEKQEEMQRVARLVKAGGGQFSSGKVLFNKTCAVCHTLYGEGGKAGPKLTGYERDNLDFMLLAVVDPSAAIREEFTNFLIVTDDGRTVTGLIDEQTTKTITLRDVKGQTVLINKDEIEILKALDLSLMPDGLTKNLSDQEVKDLFSYIMSRTPNGGK from the coding sequence ATGCTGAATCGAGCCTCTCTGAAGTCTGTCTGTACCTTGAGTGCCTTCGTGCTGTTTTGTGGACTGACCTTTTTCTCCCTCTCAGGCGAAGAGAAAGATCCGAAAAAACAGCAGGCTGCCAGTCCTGAAGATCATCCGCTGATTCTGTTTATGATCGGGGAAGAGGGTTACAAGACAGCCGAGAGTCTGCCCGCATTCGCTAAAGCGCACCTGCAGCCACTCGGATTTCGCACGCAGTTCATCTTTCCGGACAAGGACGATCCGAACTCCTTTTCCGACCTGAAAGCGATTAAAGCGGCGGACCTGCTGTTTTTGAGTGTCCGCCGCAAGACTCTGCCAGCCGCGCAGATGAAACTCATTCAGGATTACCTGAATGCCGGCAAGCCACTGGTCGCTGTCCGTACTTCAAGCCATGGGTTTGCGTTGAGTAAAGGAAATCCAGCCGAGGGATATGTGGAATGGAAAGATTTTGACAAGGAAGTTTTGGGAGGCGAATACGCGGGCGACTTCGGCAATAAAACTCCGACCGATGTCACCACCCAGTTGCGGGCCGAGCAGGACCCGATTATGGCGACCGTCCGCAATAAATACTTCCGCAGCGAAGGCTCCATGTATAAGAGCATCAACCTGAAAAGCTCAACCAAGACTCTGTTGCGGGGACTTTCAAACGTGGAAGGACAGCCGGTGCAGATGCCGGTTGCCTGGACGAACAACTATAAGAAGTCACGCGTTTTCTATACCTCTCTGGGACACCCCGGCGATTTTGAAATCAATACATTTACACACACGCTGGTTAATGCAATCTACTGGTGTTTGAAAAAAGAACCGCCACAGGTTGACGTGGCAGGCAAGATCAGCCGTGACCGGTTCAAGCAGGATCTGGCCGGAAACGAGCAGGTCGACAAGGTCATGAAATCGTTCAAAGGGCGTGGGGAAGTCGGTGATGAATCGGATCCCACCCCACCCGCTGAAGCGGTGAAACTGTTTCAGGTTCAGCAGGACTTTGAAATGGAAACCATCGCCGCGGAGCCCGAAGTGATGCAGCCGCTGTACATGAGCTTTGACCATCGGGGGCGGATGTGGGTTGTGCAATACCTGCAATATCCGTTCCCTGCAGGTTTGAAAGTCGTCAAGTATGATCAGTATCTGCGAGCGGTCTTCGATAAAGTTCCCCAGGCACCGCCAAACCATGTGAAGGGGGCTGATAAAATTTCGGTGCTGGAAGATACGGATGGAGATGGCACCTTCGATAAAATCAAAGATGTGATTACCGGACTGAATATTGTTTCCGCTGTCACGGTGGGCAAAGGGGGCATCTGGGTTTTGAATCCTCCCTATCTGCTCTTCTATCCCGATGCGAATGGCGATGACATTCCGGACGGCGATCCCGAAGTGCATCTCTCGGGTTTTGGTCTGGAAGATACCCACTCGGTAGCGAACAGCATCAAGTGGGGACCCGATGGCTGGTTGTACGGCGCCAACGGAAGTACTTCTACGGGAACAGTGAGTTCAGAAGTCACGAAGCGACTGCACTTCAAAGGCCAGATGATCTGGCGTTATCACCCCGAAACGAAAATCTTCGAGATCTTTGCAGAAGGGGGCGGCAATACCTTCAGCCTGGAAATCGATTCCAAGGGACGTGTCTTCTCGGGTACCAATAACGGGGGAACCCGCGGCATGCATTACGCTCAGGGAGGCTATGCCAAGAAGAACTGGGGCAAGCATGGTCCGCTGACGAACCCGTACGCCTTCGGCTATTACGAACATATGCGGCACAAAGGTTACCAGGAGCGTTTCAGCCAGACTTTTTCGATCTATGAAGGGGGGATCTTCCCGCCCAAATATAATGGGGCGGTCTTTGCAGCCAATTCACTGCATAACCGCGTGATGGCCAGCAACCTGATTCCGGATACATCTACGTATCGAACCGAAGACATGCCGCCGATTGTGCTCACACAGGATCGCTGGTTCCGACCAGTGGACATCAAGGTCGGCCCCGATGGCTGCATCTACCTGGCGGACTGGTATGACAGCCGCCTGACACACGTGGATCCCCGCGACAACTGGCACAAAACCAGCGGCCGGATCTATCGTCTCAAACCGAAAAACTTTGAACCAGTGAAACCTTTCGACCTGTCAAAGCAGACCAATGCCGAACTGATCGAAACCATGGGACACTCGAACAAGTGGTTCCGGCAGAAAGCCGTGCAGGTGATCGGCGAACGGGGTGACCAGTCGATGGTGCCAGCCCTGTTGAAGATTGCCAAAAGCGACAACGACGACCGGGCTCTGGAAGCATTATGGGCCTTGAACCAACTCGGCGCGTTCGATGAAGAACTCGCCCTGGAACTGCTGGGACACCGTGATCAGCACATACGTCGCTGGACAATTCGTCTGCTCGGCGATCGGCATCAGGCGTCGAAACAGCTGACGAAATCCCTGGTGGAACTGGCGCAGACTGAGCCCTATGCGGAGGTGCGGTCGCAGCTGGCATCATCAGCCAAACGCTTCCCCGCGGAATCAGGACTGGCGATTACCGAAGTCCTGCTGCAACGCGAAGAAGATCAGGAAGACCTGCATATTCCACTGTTGCTCTGGTGGTCACTGGAGAGTAAAGCGACTACGGATCGGGAAGCCGTCCTGAAGCTGTTTTCAAAGCCCGAGTTCTGGCAGGTCAAGATGGTCCAGGATGTGATTCTGGAACGGATCATGCAGCGGTACGCGATGGCAGGCGGCGATGAGAATTATGCGATGTGTGCCGAATTACTCAAGCTGGCACCCTCCGATCAGCATAAGGAAAAACTGATGGTGGGGATGCTGGAAGCCTTCCGCGGTCAGAAGATTACAAACCTGCCTGAAGACCTGAGTAAAGGTCTGGCAGAATATCAAAAGAGCCTGGGTGAAACCGATCTCGCGTTGGCGCTGCGTCTGGGCGATAAGGAGGCGACCAGTCGCGCCTTGAAAATCATCGCAGACAAAAATGCAGACCGACCGACACGGTTAACCTACATCGAGATTCTGGGACAGCTGAAAACGAAAGCGGCCATCGGCCCGCTGACATCGATTCTGTCACTGACCGGATCCGATACCCATTCACTCAAGCGGGTGGCGTTGCAGGCGCTGATGAACTTTGAGAATCCTAGTATCGGCAAGAGCATTCTGGCCCGCTATCACAGTACGCTGCTGGACGAGCATGATGTACGGGGTACCGCGCAACGTGTGCTGGCCAGTCGTAAAGCGTGGAGCAAACAGTTCCTGAATGAAGTGGATGCCTGGCGCATCAAGGCGAACACGATTCCGCTGGATGTGGTACAGCAGATGGCATTGCACGACGATTCCGACATCAAAGCCAGCATTAAGAAACACTGGGGTAAGGTTCGTGGCAACACGCCTGCAGAAAAACAGGAGGAAATGCAGCGCGTGGCACGTCTGGTGAAAGCCGGTGGCGGGCAGTTCTCTTCAGGCAAAGTTCTATTCAACAAGACTTGTGCGGTCTGCCATACCTTGTATGGTGAAGGGGGCAAGGCCGGTCCCAAACTGACCGGCTACGAACGGGATAACCTGGACTTCATGCTGCTGGCGGTTGTCGATCCGAGTGCCGCGATCCGCGAGGAGTTTACGAACTTCCTGATTGTGACCGACGACGGACGCACCGTGACCGGTCTGATTGACGAGCAGACGACGAAGACAATTACCCTGCGTGACGTCAAAGGGCAGACAGTACTGATTAACAAGGACGAGATCGAGATCCTGAAGGCCCTCGATCTCTCCCTGATGCCGGACGGTCTGACCAAGAACCTGAGCGATCAGGAAGTCAAAGACCTGTTTTCCTATATTATGAGCCGCACTCCCAACGGAGGAAAATAG
- a CDS encoding STN domain-containing protein, with protein MTVYKRRNIRCAALAMIATSMVVSGWSISLALGDKKPCRQVTSSADKNIAKKTTLKQSFYPALTAREENLEAALQAETEANFPEIPLDEVMTYFSELHNVPVVIQAQDLGAIGLTPEEPIDTRLKNITFENALEQILDPLNLTYVVDRDLILITSQAKAGATFKTRVYPVGDLCQTDDDYQALIAAIQKANLGIWERTGKSSQAINSAQNKKGTPNSEKDNGFFNIQGSVIVEVASPLPSSTSGEKHNPGSTHPNYTGTISAVPHSKSLVISQTYHTHKAIVELLSQLRKSRADQRCN; from the coding sequence ATGACAGTTTATAAGCGTCGCAACATCCGATGCGCCGCACTGGCAATGATCGCAACCAGCATGGTCGTTTCCGGCTGGTCCATCAGTCTGGCTCTGGGAGATAAAAAACCATGCAGGCAGGTAACCAGTTCAGCCGATAAAAACATCGCTAAAAAAACGACTCTGAAACAATCGTTTTACCCCGCGTTGACGGCACGCGAGGAAAACCTGGAGGCGGCACTGCAGGCAGAGACCGAAGCCAATTTCCCGGAGATTCCCCTGGATGAAGTCATGACTTACTTCAGTGAACTCCACAATGTTCCTGTTGTCATCCAGGCCCAGGATTTGGGAGCAATTGGTTTGACGCCTGAAGAGCCCATTGACACTCGGCTCAAAAACATCACCTTTGAAAATGCATTGGAACAGATTCTGGATCCCCTCAATCTGACCTACGTCGTCGATCGGGATTTGATCCTGATTACTTCGCAAGCCAAAGCTGGTGCAACCTTCAAAACACGCGTTTATCCCGTGGGTGATCTCTGTCAGACCGATGATGATTATCAGGCTCTGATAGCAGCCATTCAGAAAGCAAACCTTGGCATCTGGGAACGCACTGGGAAATCATCTCAGGCAATCAATTCGGCTCAGAACAAAAAGGGAACTCCCAACTCTGAGAAAGATAACGGATTTTTCAACATCCAGGGAAGCGTCATCGTAGAAGTCGCCAGCCCGCTGCCGAGTAGTACTTCAGGGGAAAAACACAATCCCGGCAGTACGCATCCGAACTATACGGGTACGATTTCGGCGGTGCCTCATTCGAAATCTCTGGTCATCAGTCAGACCTACCATACCCACAAGGCAATCGTAGAGCTGTTAAGCCAACTCCGGAAATCCCGGGCTGATCAAAGATGCAACTAG